The Drosophila sulfurigaster albostrigata strain 15112-1811.04 chromosome 3, ASM2355843v2, whole genome shotgun sequence genomic sequence GCCGTTGCCAGGACTTTAGTCTTTTGGACGAAATACTCGAATAACGATGTTGCCATTTCACTTAAGGCCGCTGCCCAAGTGCACTTCTGCTTGCCACAAATGGCTGTTGTTCAGAGCCACCttcttctctcgctctccgCTCTTTATGCTCTTGGCATCTCCCACACCTTTTTTGGCGGGATATTTAGCATAAAAGGTGTGCGAGTTGGGTGTCTGCGAGTCTCTTTGCTGTCTGTCTTGGCCGTGTCTCTGTTGATATTTTGCATCAAATTTCGAGAAGTTCGTGTTGAGCAAAGTTGAGCGCAAGGATTCCGCGAGGATGTTTGAAGGTGTCGGTTTTGGGTCTGAGGTCGCCACAAAGTGCACTagatacatttacataatGCTAAGAACGTTTCTCTTCCACGAAATGCTAATGAGAGCAAATTAAATGCGACCAGAGTGCACCAAGACACAAGCTGTACACATACTAGATATATGGAAATATGACTTGACCATCAATTTCGCACgtagatataaatatttttattttgatgaagTTGTTCTTAAAATGATTATGGATAAATtgataatttcttaaaatgttgtattaaTATTTCGTAAGAAATCTAAATTGTGTTGCTCTTCTTTCATAAGCTTTTATTTCATAGTGCAATAAGGTGGGACTTTTAATATTCATACTCTAACTGAACATAGATTTGTATATTGTGAATACCAAAAGTCATGTATATCTTTTTAATGGCGGATAACTAATCAGACAACGAAcagtatacatacatatatatattatatatatataataatataataaaatattatatatatataataatataataatataataatataatataactatCTCATTCTTCAAACTGATTacgaacaaaataaattttcggGAAAAACTTTGACTTTTCACTGTTTGGCTTTGGTTATACTTcttgtgttttatatttggcatttttggcTTCCCATTGTTTTGTCTTATTTAAACTATATGCTTATTGCTTTTGTCTTTTAGTTTTTACTTAAGCACAGAAAAAATCTTTCTAGTATTTCTACAATTTAAAAGCAGGCTTTTGTTTCAGTATTCACACACTCGATTAATACAATACTTAAACGAAATGCAGAACAAGCAAAAAACCCGTGACTCAATGCGTTAGCGAGAAGGACAATCTTATCAAAATTGAAGGTTTACCACGGGATACGGATAACTTTTGGCGTACAGATTTAACGCTGTCTCCCTCGCTAATGAGCGGGAAGAAATGTCTGCGTTATCGAAGGTACAGCAAGGGCTTGTCTTTCAGTCATCGAGAGCGTCAATTGCTCAGCATTAATGGCTTGTTGCCGCATGCTGTGTTTACCATGGAACAGCAGGTGATAGCACATCAAAAATACTTTGCCACGTTAACTTCCCAAATGGCTAAATACATATTCCTCACGGATCTTGAGGCACGCAATCGAACGTTGTTCTACAGCTTTTTGATGAGTAATCCCGATGAGTATATGAAGGTCTTTGTAAGCGCTACCACTGGATATTTGGTGAAACAGTTTGGTATCTTCTACACTGTGTTTCGCGGCATGTTTATCACCATCAAGGATCGCGGACATATTTACGATGTGCTCTCCAATTGGCCATATGCCGAGTACGTTCGTTGTCTTATTGTGAGCAATGGCAAGTCGGTGCTCAGTTATGGCGATCAAGGTGTCAATGGTACTCCAGTGATTGTCTACAAAAAGTACTCGAATGTCGTGCACGGCGGCATTGAACCCGATTGTTGTCTGCCCGTCACACTGGATGTTGGCACGGACAATGAGCAAATCTTGCAGAATCCTCAATATTGTGGCATTCGACAGAAACGTATCTCGACAGCGGAGTTCGACGAGTTCTTCGAGGAGTTCACACATGCTGTGATACGGCGCTTTGGCTCGCGTGCCATCATACAGACCAAGGACTTTGGCTCCTCGGAGGCCATCAAGCAGCTGTCGTTGTATCGCAAGCAGCAGTGCATCGTGGACATCGATCTGCAGTATATGGGAGCTTGTGGACTTGCGGGTATATTGGGAGCACTACAGATCACTAAGCTGCCGTTCAAGGACAACGTGCTGCTCTTCCATGGCGACTCAAGCTTCTGCATTGGCATGGCTCGGATGTGTGTGGCTTACTTAAAAAGATCGGGACTGAATGAGAGTGCAGCGAAGTCAGGCATTTGGTTCTATGATGGCAAGGGATTGGTAGTGTTTAACCGCACTTCTTGGAAGGTGTCCGAACGAATGCAGGAGTTCCAGCATGTGCATAAGCCGGTTGAGGGACTTGTCGAGTCCATTGATGCTGTCAAGCCAAACATTTTGATTGGCTTCGGATTGGGCGAAAAAGCTTTCACCAAAGATGTGCTGAGAGCCATGGAACGTAGTGCTCAACAGCCGATTATATTTGCTATGTCACGGCCACTGGAGGTGATGGAGTGTACAGCAGAGGATGCCTATACATACACCAAAGGTCGATGCATCTACATCTCGGGGCATTTCGCTGCCATCGATAAAGTATGCCAACAAAGTGTATCAGCCGGGCTACTGCAGCAGTGATTACATCATATCTGGCCTCACTTTGGGTGTAATGCTCTCGGGGATGACCGCAGTGCCAGATGAGACATTCCTAGTGGCAGCTGAACGTTTAGCCAGCCTCGTTTGGCCAACGGATCTGGTCAAGCGGGATGTCTATGCTCCGCATCGGAAACTGAGATGCATCAACCTTCGAATCGCTGACGCTGTGCTATGCTTTGCCTATCGACGAGGTCTGGCCACACTCTGGCCAGAGCCAGAGAATTCCATGCACTACATACAGAGCAAGGTGTACGATCTCGGCTATAACAAAGTGTTACCCGATACTTATTGCATGTATGAGCCACAGATTGGCACCGCCGAATCGTTCGATTACTATAAGGAAAATGTATAAGAAATCTTCAATTCTTGAAATTAggtattaacatttaaaaacaaaataaaaatcgttGCGTGTCACCGACAagttttataacaattttattgtaatttaatagTGCAATAAAGTGGGGCAGCATGAACACTCTTAACTGAAAATAATTGTGAGCattataaatagcaaaatacGTATGTACATGTCGTAATGCCAAATagctaattgaaatataacattatttatataactaATCTATTATCCTAACTAAAGCAGAGACTGACTGATTGGGATCAAAGCAAATTTCGTCCAATCGATTGAATTGCAATCTTTGGATTCTTGATTCTGATTTCAATTGTATGtcttgcattttatttttaacctTTTTTGCTATCGACAAGATCCGGCGACACTTTAAAGCATATCCAGAGCAAGGTGTATGATCTGGGCTACAACAAGGTGTTACCCGATACCTATTGCATGTATAAGCCACACAGATTGGCACTACTACAAGAAAAAGATATAGCCTACGCGGTGTATTTATcgattgaattattaaatagGTTGCCCTGTAATTGCATACTGTATCTGTCTTTGCTTGTTGCAATGTGACTAATTGTGGGGCATGCCACAtcttgcagcagttgcagacAGACCTAGTAATTTCAATGTGCCTCCATCGCAACTCGAGTCTAGTCACAGCCTGTGGCCAATTAGCTGCATGCAATTTCCCCCCTGTCAaccaaatgtgtgtgtgcgatttgtgtgtgtgtgtgtgtgtgtgtgtgtgtgtgtgtgtgttattgaCCTGCGGCTGGTGTGCGAGTTGTGAAACTATTAAAAACAGCAAACCCAATTGCAGTTGGattgtataataaattgaaagaaCCACcagaaaattgcataaaacaaAGCCGCAAACAAAAAGGCAgccaaattaaattgcatacaTGCGatccgagtgtgtgtgtgtgcatgtgcacgtgtgtgactgtgtatgtgtatatcgTGGTGTATATTTCTGCCATTGACAGGTACTTCACAAGGGGGCCATAgtttttctgtgtgtgcgCTCCTTCGTCTgcgttttatttcatttatc encodes the following:
- the LOC133845770 gene encoding NADP-dependent malic enzyme — protein: MEQQVIAHQKYFATLTSQMAKYIFLTDLEARNRTLFYSFLMSNPDEYMKVFVSATTGYLVKQFGIFYTVFRGMFITIKDRGHIYDVLSNWPYAEYVRCLIVSNGKSVLSYGDQGVNGTPVIVYKKYSNVVHGGIEPDCCLPVTLDVGTDNEQILQNPQYCGIRQKRISTAEFDEFFEEFTHAVIRRFGSRAIIQTKDFGSSEAIKQLSLYRKQQCIVDIDLQYMGACGLAGILGALQITKLPFKDNVLLFHGDSSFCIGMARMCVAYLKRSGLNESAAKSGIWFYDGKGLVVFNRTSWKVSERMQEFQHVHKPVEGLVESIDAVKPNILIGFGLGEKAFTKDVLRAMERSAQQPIIFAMSRPLEVMECTAEDAYTYTKGRCIYISGHFAAIDKVCQQSVSAGLLQQ